The Macadamia integrifolia cultivar HAES 741 unplaced genomic scaffold, SCU_Mint_v3 scaffold1075, whole genome shotgun sequence genome has a segment encoding these proteins:
- the LOC122062578 gene encoding 50S ribosomal protein L9-like isoform X3, producing the protein MRISSENRESLELVQIYQPDEVETVTVLPQTKEDKMKEYQMAAKRLDNARLSLRRLIKVDNDLRSPVTKDELVSEVVRQLCVDVQPENLHLPSPLTTMGEYEVPLRLPRAIPLPVGKLNWTLKVKIRRK; encoded by the exons ATGCGTATCTCATCAGAGAACAGAGAAAG CCTCGAACTTGTTCAGATTTACCAACCTGATGAAGTGGAGACGGTTACAGTACTTCCACAAACCAAAGAGGACAAAATGAAGGAATATCAAATGGCTGCCAAGCGTTTGGATAATGCTCGCCTG TCGCTGAGGAGGCTTATCAAGGTCGACAATGATTTGCGTTCGCCTGTGACAAAAGATGAGCTCGTATCAGAG GTGGTGAGGCAGCTTTGTGTGGATGTCCAGCCAGAGAACCTGCACCTACCATCTCCATTAACAACTATGGGAGAGTACGAGGTGCCACTCCGTCTACCCAGGGCAATTCCCTTGCCTGTAGGGAAGCTTAACTGGACCCTGAAGgttaaaattagaagaaaatga
- the LOC122062578 gene encoding uncharacterized protein LOC122062578 isoform X1, with translation MVKVAPGYFRNHLMPKLLAVPNIDKYAYLIREQRKIYQPDEVETVTVLPQTKEDKMKEYQMAAKRLDNARLSWKQKVDCSAQNPCKAQSNWIPSYTVWEKSDSLSIIRSHITVFHLFALIIESLRRLIKVDNDLRSPVTKDELVSEVVRQLCVDVQPENLHLPSPLTTMGEYEVPLRLPRAIPLPVGKLNWTLKVKIRRK, from the exons ATGGTAAAGGTTGCTCCTGGATATTTCCGGAACCACTTGATGCCCAAGTTGCTTGCCGTCCCCAACATTGACAAATATGCGTATCTCATCAGAGAACAGAGAAAG ATTTACCAACCTGATGAAGTGGAGACGGTTACAGTACTTCCACAAACCAAAGAGGACAAAATGAAGGAATATCAAATGGCTGCCAAGCGTTTGGATAATGCTCGCCTG TCTTGGAAGCAAAAAGTCGATTGCAGCGCTCAAAACCCTTGCAAAGCTCAGAGCAACTGGATACCATCATATACTGTTTGGGAAAAGTCAGATTCACTCTCAATAATAAGATCGCATATTACAGTCTTTCACCTGTTTGCCTTGATTATTGAg TCGCTGAGGAGGCTTATCAAGGTCGACAATGATTTGCGTTCGCCTGTGACAAAAGATGAGCTCGTATCAGAG GTGGTGAGGCAGCTTTGTGTGGATGTCCAGCCAGAGAACCTGCACCTACCATCTCCATTAACAACTATGGGAGAGTACGAGGTGCCACTCCGTCTACCCAGGGCAATTCCCTTGCCTGTAGGGAAGCTTAACTGGACCCTGAAGgttaaaattagaagaaaatga
- the LOC122062578 gene encoding uncharacterized protein LOC122062578 isoform X2, whose translation MRISSENRESLELVQIYQPDEVETVTVLPQTKEDKMKEYQMAAKRLDNARLSWKQKVDCSAQNPCKAQSNWIPSYTVWEKSDSLSIIRSHITVFHLFALIIESLRRLIKVDNDLRSPVTKDELVSEVVRQLCVDVQPENLHLPSPLTTMGEYEVPLRLPRAIPLPVGKLNWTLKVKIRRK comes from the exons ATGCGTATCTCATCAGAGAACAGAGAAAG CCTCGAACTTGTTCAGATTTACCAACCTGATGAAGTGGAGACGGTTACAGTACTTCCACAAACCAAAGAGGACAAAATGAAGGAATATCAAATGGCTGCCAAGCGTTTGGATAATGCTCGCCTG TCTTGGAAGCAAAAAGTCGATTGCAGCGCTCAAAACCCTTGCAAAGCTCAGAGCAACTGGATACCATCATATACTGTTTGGGAAAAGTCAGATTCACTCTCAATAATAAGATCGCATATTACAGTCTTTCACCTGTTTGCCTTGATTATTGAg TCGCTGAGGAGGCTTATCAAGGTCGACAATGATTTGCGTTCGCCTGTGACAAAAGATGAGCTCGTATCAGAG GTGGTGAGGCAGCTTTGTGTGGATGTCCAGCCAGAGAACCTGCACCTACCATCTCCATTAACAACTATGGGAGAGTACGAGGTGCCACTCCGTCTACCCAGGGCAATTCCCTTGCCTGTAGGGAAGCTTAACTGGACCCTGAAGgttaaaattagaagaaaatga